From Salvelinus sp. IW2-2015 linkage group LG18, ASM291031v2, whole genome shotgun sequence, a single genomic window includes:
- the znf281b gene encoding zinc finger protein 281b isoform X1, with protein sequence MSIIQDKLGNEFLRGNGGMDPNFAPGMLMFSHLPPVTSFTRLASQSVMGGDLPQEMIMKKERDSPPNAHGFLHGMGIKQERMSELDYRMPLYSGGGGGGGGLGGSCGGGGVGKGNEMLEMQFGGGHHHNHQNMLLHDLSLGNVRMGEPMSGRPEKGPKETSGRRRKSNSDGEGKARRKRGEPKAMMLDGEGTGLSPNSKPHICEHCNAAFRSSYHLRRHVLIHTDRTGERPFRCSQCNMSFIQKYLLQRHEKIHSGEKPFSCDQCNMCFIQKYHMERHKRTHSGEKPYRCDTCQQFFSRTDRLLKHKRTCGEAIKKGPDPSMLELAHGDMGQGNYSLTQGNATTTSACKRGKSKNAGEGGDRKRKKAAATTASSGGLQDYGMECSDPSLQGRTPKLVFKKAKKGLVPMEDGVQKLLSQKQGSMELAGGSGLDAMVLIQGSSGGGAKRGPSATSNNYDDAMQFVKKRRYLQHVANNDYAAPSLHMGQPHASSVIQGSLGHLNEPTLTMLDTSPLDLKHHDKSVIPDEVLQSLLDHYSHKSDGTHHHDVTFDLSDHSGPHHVTLQPAAPVTPELDGDSPNGGDKQVVMSEYSKFLLQALERTSHSGPFPTLGPSGPFPLLSSPTGPLFSDKHVYTTSPLECGYPPADSSPLPIPSISSSSSSLSSSKSHYSMVVGSPSQPAFHLSGLEAAGHQQLIPSQELTEQLEKQHHSPTFQLTPQELTAAGGAPKEQGAKGNGRNGSYSDLDTPKEMDLRATYQIENFAQAFGSQFKSGRRTPLGYSTGAEVDHRIRTPVSEFSGYTSLLADVSEPVSTGSKTPTSQSFR encoded by the exons ATGAGTATTATCCAAGACAAGCTAGGCAACGAGTTTCTGCGAGGCAATGGGGGCATGGACCCAAACTTTGCCCCCGGCATGCTCATGTTCAGCCACCTGCCGCCCGTCACCAGCTTCACCCGCCTGGCCTCGCAGTCGGTCATGGGGGGTGACCTGCCCCAGGAGATGATCATGAAGAAGGAGCGCGACTCGCCACCCAACGCCCACGGCTTCCTCCACGGCATGGGCATCAAGCAAGAGCGGATGAGCGAGCTGGACTACCGCATGCCCCTTTATAGCGGAggtggggggggaggaggagggctgggtGGCAGCTGTGGCGGAGGGGGCGTGGGGAAGGGCAACGAGATGCTGGAGATGCAGTTTGGTGGAGgccaccaccacaaccatcagAACATGCTTCTGCACGACCTCAGCCTCGGCAATGTCCGAATGGGAGAGCCG ATGTCTGGAAGACCAGAGAAAGGGCCGAAAGAGACGTCGGGAAGGAGACGGAAGAGCAACAGTGATGGGGAGGGGAAAGCCAGAAGAAAACGTGGAGAACCCAAG GCCATGATGTTGGACGGCGAGGGGACAGGCCTCTCTCCCAACTCCAAACCGCACATCTGCGAGCACTGCAACGCTGCCTTCCGCAGCTCCTACCACCTCCGCAGACACGTGCTCATCCACACA GATCGCACAGGTGAGAGGCCTTTCCGGTGCAGTCAGTGTAACATGAGCTTTATCCAGAAGTACCTGCTGCAGCGGCACGAAAAGATCCACAGTG GAGAGAAGCCCTTCAGCTGTGACCAGTGTAACATGTGCTTCATCCAGAAGTACCACATGGAGCGACACAAGAGGACCCACAGCGGAGAGAAGCCATACAGATGTGACACCTGCcaacag TTTTTCTCGAGGACGGATCGGTTACTGAAGCACAAGCGGACCTGCGGAGAAGCCATAAAGAAGGGCCCGGACCCCAGCATGTTGGAGCTTGCCCACGGGGACATGGGCCAGGGCaactactcactcactcagggAAACGCTACCACCACCTCTGCATGCAAGAGGGGCAAGTCCAAAAACGCAGGCGAGGGCGGTGATCGTAAGCGTAAGAAGGCTGCTGCCACCACCGCGTCGTCCGGGGGCCTGCAGGACTACGGCATGGAGTGTTCCGACCCCAGCCTGCAGGGCCGCACACCAAAGCTGGTGTTCAAGAAGGCTAAGAAGGGCCTCGTCCCCATGGAGGACGGGGTGCAGAAGCTGCTGTCTCAGAAGCAGGGCTCCATGGAGCTGGCGGGGGGCTCAGGGCTAGATGCCATGGTCCTCATCCAGGGCTCCTCCGGCGGAGGCGCGAAACGAGGCCCATCAGCCACAAGCAACAACTACGACGACGCCATGCAGTTTGTGAAGAAGCGGCGCTACCTCCAACACGTGGCCAACAACGACTACGCGGCACCCTCCCTCCACATGGGCCAGCCCCATGCCAGCAGCGTGATCCAAGGCTCGCTGGGACACCTCAACGAGCCCACCCTCACCATGCTGGACACCTCGCCCCTGGACCTCAAGCACCACGACAAGTCGGTCATCCCGGACGAAGTGCTCCAGAGCCTGCTGGACCACTACAGCCACAAGTCGGATGGCACGCACCACCACgatgtgacctttgacctctcgGACCACAGTGGTCCGCACCACGTGACCCTGCAGCCGGCGGCCCCTGTCACCCCAGAGCTGGACGGCGACTCGCCCAACGGCGGCGACAAGCAGGTGGTCATGAGTGAGTACTCCAAGTTTCTTCTGCAGGCCCTGGAGCGCACCAGCCACAGCGGGCCCTTCCCCACGTTGGGACCCAGCGGGCCCTTCCCTTTGCTCTCCAGCCCTACGGGGCCCCTCTTCTCCGATAAACATGTCTACACTACGTCTCCGCTGGAGTGCGGCTACCCGCCCGCCGACTCCTCGCCACTGCCcatcccctccatctcttcttcttcctcctccttgtcttCCTCTAAGTCACACTACAGCATGGTGGTGGGCTCCCCCTCCCAGCCAGCCTTCCACCTCAGCGGCCTGGAGGCGGCTGGCCACCAGCAGCTCATCCCCTCTCAGGAGCTCACCGAGCAGCTGGAGAAGCAGCACCACTCCCCCACGTTCCAGCTCACGCCCCAGGAGCTGACGGCCGCCGGTGGAGCCCCCAAGGAGCAGGGGGCCAAGGGCAACGGGAGAAACGGCAGCTACTCCGACCTGGACACGCCCAAGGAAATGGACCTGCGGGCCACCTACCAGATCGAGAACTTCGCCCAGGCCTTCGGTTCCCAATTTAAGTCGGGCCGCCGCACCCCGCTGGGCTACAGCACTGGGGCCGAGGTCGACCACAGAATACGAACTCCCGTGTCAGAATTCTCAGGGTATACCAGTTTGTTAGCTGACGTCAGCGAGCCAGTAAGTACAGGATCGAAAACCCCAACAAGCCAAAGTTTCAGGTAA
- the znf281b gene encoding zinc finger protein 281b isoform X2 — MSIIQDKLGNEFLRGNGGMDPNFAPGMLMFSHLPPVTSFTRLASQSVMGGDLPQEMIMKKERDSPPNAHGFLHGMGIKQERMSELDYRMPLYSGGGGGGGGLGGSCGGGGVGKGNEMLEMQFGGGHHHNHQNMLLHDLSLGNVRMGEPMSGRPEKGPKETSGRRRKSNSDGEGKARRKRGEPKAMMLDGEGTGLSPNSKPHICEHCNAAFRSSYHLRRHVLIHTGERPFRCSQCNMSFIQKYLLQRHEKIHSGEKPFSCDQCNMCFIQKYHMERHKRTHSGEKPYRCDTCQQFFSRTDRLLKHKRTCGEAIKKGPDPSMLELAHGDMGQGNYSLTQGNATTTSACKRGKSKNAGEGGDRKRKKAAATTASSGGLQDYGMECSDPSLQGRTPKLVFKKAKKGLVPMEDGVQKLLSQKQGSMELAGGSGLDAMVLIQGSSGGGAKRGPSATSNNYDDAMQFVKKRRYLQHVANNDYAAPSLHMGQPHASSVIQGSLGHLNEPTLTMLDTSPLDLKHHDKSVIPDEVLQSLLDHYSHKSDGTHHHDVTFDLSDHSGPHHVTLQPAAPVTPELDGDSPNGGDKQVVMSEYSKFLLQALERTSHSGPFPTLGPSGPFPLLSSPTGPLFSDKHVYTTSPLECGYPPADSSPLPIPSISSSSSSLSSSKSHYSMVVGSPSQPAFHLSGLEAAGHQQLIPSQELTEQLEKQHHSPTFQLTPQELTAAGGAPKEQGAKGNGRNGSYSDLDTPKEMDLRATYQIENFAQAFGSQFKSGRRTPLGYSTGAEVDHRIRTPVSEFSGYTSLLADVSEPVSTGSKTPTSQSFR, encoded by the exons ATGAGTATTATCCAAGACAAGCTAGGCAACGAGTTTCTGCGAGGCAATGGGGGCATGGACCCAAACTTTGCCCCCGGCATGCTCATGTTCAGCCACCTGCCGCCCGTCACCAGCTTCACCCGCCTGGCCTCGCAGTCGGTCATGGGGGGTGACCTGCCCCAGGAGATGATCATGAAGAAGGAGCGCGACTCGCCACCCAACGCCCACGGCTTCCTCCACGGCATGGGCATCAAGCAAGAGCGGATGAGCGAGCTGGACTACCGCATGCCCCTTTATAGCGGAggtggggggggaggaggagggctgggtGGCAGCTGTGGCGGAGGGGGCGTGGGGAAGGGCAACGAGATGCTGGAGATGCAGTTTGGTGGAGgccaccaccacaaccatcagAACATGCTTCTGCACGACCTCAGCCTCGGCAATGTCCGAATGGGAGAGCCG ATGTCTGGAAGACCAGAGAAAGGGCCGAAAGAGACGTCGGGAAGGAGACGGAAGAGCAACAGTGATGGGGAGGGGAAAGCCAGAAGAAAACGTGGAGAACCCAAG GCCATGATGTTGGACGGCGAGGGGACAGGCCTCTCTCCCAACTCCAAACCGCACATCTGCGAGCACTGCAACGCTGCCTTCCGCAGCTCCTACCACCTCCGCAGACACGTGCTCATCCACACAG GTGAGAGGCCTTTCCGGTGCAGTCAGTGTAACATGAGCTTTATCCAGAAGTACCTGCTGCAGCGGCACGAAAAGATCCACAGTG GAGAGAAGCCCTTCAGCTGTGACCAGTGTAACATGTGCTTCATCCAGAAGTACCACATGGAGCGACACAAGAGGACCCACAGCGGAGAGAAGCCATACAGATGTGACACCTGCcaacag TTTTTCTCGAGGACGGATCGGTTACTGAAGCACAAGCGGACCTGCGGAGAAGCCATAAAGAAGGGCCCGGACCCCAGCATGTTGGAGCTTGCCCACGGGGACATGGGCCAGGGCaactactcactcactcagggAAACGCTACCACCACCTCTGCATGCAAGAGGGGCAAGTCCAAAAACGCAGGCGAGGGCGGTGATCGTAAGCGTAAGAAGGCTGCTGCCACCACCGCGTCGTCCGGGGGCCTGCAGGACTACGGCATGGAGTGTTCCGACCCCAGCCTGCAGGGCCGCACACCAAAGCTGGTGTTCAAGAAGGCTAAGAAGGGCCTCGTCCCCATGGAGGACGGGGTGCAGAAGCTGCTGTCTCAGAAGCAGGGCTCCATGGAGCTGGCGGGGGGCTCAGGGCTAGATGCCATGGTCCTCATCCAGGGCTCCTCCGGCGGAGGCGCGAAACGAGGCCCATCAGCCACAAGCAACAACTACGACGACGCCATGCAGTTTGTGAAGAAGCGGCGCTACCTCCAACACGTGGCCAACAACGACTACGCGGCACCCTCCCTCCACATGGGCCAGCCCCATGCCAGCAGCGTGATCCAAGGCTCGCTGGGACACCTCAACGAGCCCACCCTCACCATGCTGGACACCTCGCCCCTGGACCTCAAGCACCACGACAAGTCGGTCATCCCGGACGAAGTGCTCCAGAGCCTGCTGGACCACTACAGCCACAAGTCGGATGGCACGCACCACCACgatgtgacctttgacctctcgGACCACAGTGGTCCGCACCACGTGACCCTGCAGCCGGCGGCCCCTGTCACCCCAGAGCTGGACGGCGACTCGCCCAACGGCGGCGACAAGCAGGTGGTCATGAGTGAGTACTCCAAGTTTCTTCTGCAGGCCCTGGAGCGCACCAGCCACAGCGGGCCCTTCCCCACGTTGGGACCCAGCGGGCCCTTCCCTTTGCTCTCCAGCCCTACGGGGCCCCTCTTCTCCGATAAACATGTCTACACTACGTCTCCGCTGGAGTGCGGCTACCCGCCCGCCGACTCCTCGCCACTGCCcatcccctccatctcttcttcttcctcctccttgtcttCCTCTAAGTCACACTACAGCATGGTGGTGGGCTCCCCCTCCCAGCCAGCCTTCCACCTCAGCGGCCTGGAGGCGGCTGGCCACCAGCAGCTCATCCCCTCTCAGGAGCTCACCGAGCAGCTGGAGAAGCAGCACCACTCCCCCACGTTCCAGCTCACGCCCCAGGAGCTGACGGCCGCCGGTGGAGCCCCCAAGGAGCAGGGGGCCAAGGGCAACGGGAGAAACGGCAGCTACTCCGACCTGGACACGCCCAAGGAAATGGACCTGCGGGCCACCTACCAGATCGAGAACTTCGCCCAGGCCTTCGGTTCCCAATTTAAGTCGGGCCGCCGCACCCCGCTGGGCTACAGCACTGGGGCCGAGGTCGACCACAGAATACGAACTCCCGTGTCAGAATTCTCAGGGTATACCAGTTTGTTAGCTGACGTCAGCGAGCCAGTAAGTACAGGATCGAAAACCCCAACAAGCCAAAGTTTCAGGTAA